The Sporosarcina sp. Te-1 DNA window TCGGAATACCGAAGGCTGCTGTTTTACCAGTACCTGTTTGGGCCTGGCCAATGACGTCGCGACCTTCCATGCCGAACGTAATCGTACCTTCTTGGATTGGTGTTGCTTCTTCGAACCCCATGCGTTGCAATGATTTTTGCGTGGATTCGCTAATGTTCAAGTCTGAAAATTTTGTCAAACTACTCAATCTCCTTTTGTTTCTTCATTTAGCAATTGGTTACATTTGCAAATGAAAGCGCGGCAAATTCGAGCCTTAACTGATATGGGAACGTTTCCGATATTTTGGTATCTCTGGAGTGGGCTGAAGTTCACTATTTGAACTTCCAGTAAAATCAGAGGCATTCATTGAAAAGGAAAGCCCGGTCTTTGCCGAGCGGCTTGGCGTCCTGATGAAGGGCAGCAAACCGTTTTATTCAAAAAAAAGTACTCTTCGCACAGGAAGAGTCTCATGTAAATGTATCCAATACTCATAGTAGTTTACCACGCGTTCAGCTGTTCCGCAATCAATCCGCTTAAAAACCAATAATCAGAAAACGCCTGTATCCTCCTGCATGAATGCGAGGACTTCCGAAAACCAATCCGTCGCGTCATCGCTGTAGCAAATATGATGTTTGCCTGTTTCCGAAATGATGAGATGCTTCTCTTCCGAACCTAGCGACTGGTACAAATGCTCACCTGTTGAAAAGGGGACAATTTCATCTTTTTTTCCTTGGACAATACATACCGGTACAGTGATCTGATGATAATAAGGCACGACCATTCGGTTCAACCTGACAAACTCAACAGTCGATTGCAGCGGCGTATTGGCCAGCTTATAGTCATACAAATGATAAAACGTGTTCGGCGAGTGCTTTTTTGTTACCGATTCAGTCAGCATTTTCACGACATCCCCAAGCATTACTTTCGGGCTGATGTATTTGGCTGCTGTGCTCAGAAGCACCAGTTTGTCAATCGGGTAACGCAAGCTCAAGTACATCGCTATAAGGCCGCCCATGGAAAACCCGACTAGAATTACACGGTCCACTTCTTTGAGCAGTTGTTTTAATGCCAGCTCCGCTTCCATCATCCATGATTCCGCTGAAATGCCGCGCAAATTCGGCGGAAGACCATGGCCCGGCAAAGTCGGAACGGAAATGTTCCAGTCCGTCTGATCTTTCAAATAGTGGACGAACGGGCGGACTTCAAATGGTCCGCCTGTAAATCCGTGAATGACCAGCACACCCGTTTTCATTGTTCCAGCAAACTTTCCAAAACCCGTTCAAGCGCCATTCCTCTCGACCCTTTCAACAGAATGATGGAATTTTCATTCATGACCTTCCGCAATGCATCCGTAATCGTTTCATAGTCCAGTTCCGACCATATCAGTTGTCGATTTTCTTTCCCTTGCTTCTGCAACACGTCATACAGCCATTTCATTCGAGGACCATAGAGATAGATCCCCTTGACGTCTAGTGTTGCTAGATCATCGGCCAAT harbors:
- a CDS encoding carboxylesterase encodes the protein MKTGVLVIHGFTGGPFEVRPFVHYLKDQTDWNISVPTLPGHGLPPNLRGISAESWMMEAELALKQLLKEVDRVILVGFSMGGLIAMYLSLRYPIDKLVLLSTAAKYISPKVMLGDVVKMLTESVTKKHSPNTFYHLYDYKLANTPLQSTVEFVRLNRMVVPYYHQITVPVCIVQGKKDEIVPFSTGEHLYQSLGSEEKHLIISETGKHHICYSDDATDWFSEVLAFMQEDTGVF